In Nanohaloarchaea archaeon SW_7_43_1, a single window of DNA contains:
- the trpS gene encoding tryptophan--tRNA ligase: MPDIDPWGDVEIGNYNEKMEKFGIEPIGEVEDRLPDHRFIRRNIVFGHRDLDVLLDARDEGEEFAMMTGIMPSGIFHFGHKCVVDQIKMYQEMGAQITIAAADIEAYNTRDMSLEESRKLVVEEYLKNYVALGIDLEKVDFYFQSQAGNNHFARSKMFSKYLTQNQVEATYGDAEPAKIASSTMQYADILRPQFKENGGEKPTVVPIGLDQDPHIRLTRDVASKYRDQDFIKPSSTYNKFMRGLQGGKMSSSDPKSYIALTDTIEDAKQKIDQAKTGGRDTLEEHREKGAKLDEDMVFELLTFHLIKDDSELQRIRDEYSSGEMLSGELKQIAKDKIEEFLTEHHRKREEAGPKVEQYVDQNFDFEI; this comes from the coding sequence ATGCCTGATATAGATCCATGGGGAGACGTCGAGATAGGAAACTACAACGAAAAGATGGAGAAGTTTGGAATAGAGCCGATTGGAGAGGTTGAGGATCGGCTTCCGGATCACAGATTTATCCGCAGAAATATTGTTTTCGGCCACAGAGATCTAGATGTGCTGCTGGACGCCAGAGATGAAGGAGAAGAGTTCGCAATGATGACTGGTATAATGCCTTCCGGGATCTTCCATTTCGGCCACAAATGCGTAGTTGACCAGATAAAGATGTATCAAGAAATGGGTGCTCAGATCACGATCGCTGCAGCGGATATTGAGGCGTACAATACTAGAGATATGAGTCTGGAAGAATCTCGAAAACTAGTTGTAGAGGAGTATCTGAAAAATTATGTTGCACTGGGTATAGATCTGGAGAAGGTCGATTTCTACTTCCAGAGCCAGGCAGGTAACAACCATTTTGCCAGATCCAAGATGTTCTCGAAGTATCTTACCCAGAATCAAGTCGAGGCGACTTACGGTGACGCCGAACCCGCAAAGATTGCATCTTCCACGATGCAGTACGCCGATATTCTTAGACCTCAATTTAAAGAGAACGGCGGTGAGAAACCAACGGTTGTACCGATTGGACTAGATCAAGATCCACATATCAGGCTTACTCGAGATGTAGCATCTAAGTACCGTGATCAGGATTTTATCAAACCATCTTCTACTTATAACAAGTTCATGAGAGGTCTCCAAGGAGGAAAAATGAGTTCCTCAGATCCAAAGAGTTATATCGCATTAACTGATACTATTGAAGACGCCAAGCAGAAAATCGATCAGGCGAAGACCGGAGGAAGAGATACACTTGAAGAACATCGAGAGAAAGGCGCGAAGCTTGATGAAGATATGGTATTCGAACTGTTGACTTTCCATCTGATCAAGGATGACTCCGAACTGCAGAGGATTAGAGACGAATACTCTTCAGGAGAAATGCTTTCAGGAGAACTGAAACAGATAGCGAAAGACAAGATTGAGGAGTTCCTAACTGAACACCACAGGAAAAGAGAAGAGGCAGGTCCAAAGGTTGAGCAGTATGTTGATCAGAACTTCGACTTTGAAATCTAG
- the menC gene encoding o-succinylbenzoate synthase, with translation MNFDSITVRKVRLPLREPFEISSGTVEDRNVVVLEAKRDDLRFYGEASPQFAPFYSHETTGSAFELVKDFIVPEIKKATDIQDYNRRVEKYKGNEMAKSAGEFLLYHERSLREGKGLADLMDGSKKTAEVGVSIGIKSSVEKLIEEMEQRDSEGYNRFKIKINKGKDIDFLEKARDRFPDADISVDANASYSKDNFDDLKALDRFDLEMIEQPLHHRDLHNHSNLADVLETPICLDESIRSAEEARKAVKLGSCSIINLKPQRVGGLMESQRINRIAREGGLNLWIGGLVETGIGASFALASASLSEVNMRNDISPSSRYFEEDVIESGIEMKGGSIDIPGKPGLYSSVDRAKLEKFTEKKVSIEDE, from the coding sequence ATGAATTTTGATTCTATAACGGTTAGAAAGGTCAGGTTACCTCTCCGGGAGCCGTTTGAAATAAGCTCTGGTACAGTAGAGGATAGAAATGTAGTGGTGCTGGAGGCTAAAAGAGATGATCTGAGATTCTATGGTGAGGCATCACCACAGTTCGCGCCCTTTTACAGTCATGAAACAACCGGATCCGCCTTTGAATTAGTCAAGGATTTTATTGTACCTGAAATTAAGAAGGCTACAGATATTCAGGACTACAACAGGAGAGTTGAGAAATACAAGGGCAACGAAATGGCAAAATCAGCTGGAGAGTTTCTTCTTTATCATGAGAGATCACTGCGGGAGGGAAAAGGTCTCGCTGACTTAATGGATGGATCAAAGAAAACCGCTGAAGTAGGAGTAAGTATAGGGATCAAAAGTTCGGTGGAAAAGCTTATTGAGGAGATGGAGCAAAGAGATTCAGAAGGCTACAACCGCTTCAAGATAAAAATAAATAAGGGAAAGGATATTGATTTTTTAGAGAAAGCTAGGGACAGATTTCCGGATGCAGATATATCTGTAGATGCAAATGCTTCTTACAGCAAAGATAATTTTGACGACTTGAAGGCATTAGATAGATTTGATCTGGAAATGATTGAACAGCCGTTGCATCACAGAGATTTGCATAATCATTCCAATCTGGCAGATGTCCTTGAAACTCCAATATGCCTTGATGAGTCTATAAGGAGTGCTGAAGAAGCAAGAAAAGCTGTGAAATTAGGTTCATGCAGTATAATTAATCTGAAGCCTCAGAGAGTTGGCGGTTTGATGGAATCTCAGAGAATCAATAGAATTGCGAGAGAGGGAGGACTTAATCTTTGGATTGGGGGTCTAGTCGAAACAGGTATAGGTGCTTCATTTGCTCTTGCATCGGCGTCTTTGAGTGAGGTAAATATGAGGAATGATATTTCTCCGTCTTCACGCTACTTTGAGGAAGATGTAATCGAGTCCGGTATCGAAATGAAAGGCGGATCTATAGATATACCAGGAAAACCGGGTCTCTATTCCAGTGTAGATAGAGCGAAGCTTGAAAAATTTACAGAAAAGAAGGTCAGTATAGAGGATGAATAA
- the glyS gene encoding glycine--tRNA ligase gives MTNLSRKITELSKRRGFYSQTAEAYGGVAGFQTFGPEGAELKRNIENSWRKKFSDSLGHREIEAPTVMPEAVFEASGHLDTFDDMIIKCPECGTSSRADHIREDQTGIDEAEGLSIEKIEQLFEEHNLECPECSENLASEKVEDFNLMFETSIGPGDSQRGFLRPETAQGIFVDFPRFKEYMRNELPFGITQIGKSYRNEISPRQGLVRVRELTQAELEHFIDPEEDEPSIEDVENVKLKLYSQEEQEKEDGKVRKMTVREAVDEEIVESEWIAYYLGLAKQWYDYIGVDMERFRFRQHQNDELSHYASDCWDAESKVDDKWIEITGFAYRGCYDLKKHQEHSEEDYTIFKKYDEPVKEEVTEISPNMGYLGPEYGDEAGKIKDRIQEKAETDPEAFEETEIEVEVNGQNYSIPEDKCSLERKTVTRNGEHILPHIVEPSFGIDRIVYTVLAHSYDEDEIDGEKRKLLHLEEEVAPTKVAVFPMMDKDGMGQKAKEVADHLREAGFSVKYDDTGNIGKRYRRQDEVGTPHCVTIDYETLEDKPQTVTIRDRDSTRQERVQISNLRDELSSRL, from the coding sequence ATGACTAATTTAAGCAGAAAAATAACTGAACTATCGAAACGCAGAGGTTTCTATTCGCAGACAGCCGAGGCCTACGGAGGAGTCGCCGGCTTCCAGACATTCGGTCCGGAAGGAGCCGAGTTAAAAAGAAACATTGAGAACTCCTGGAGAAAAAAGTTCTCGGACTCCCTCGGACACCGTGAAATCGAGGCTCCAACAGTAATGCCTGAAGCAGTTTTCGAGGCTTCAGGACATCTGGATACATTTGACGATATGATTATAAAATGTCCCGAATGTGGAACCTCAAGCAGAGCAGACCATATAAGAGAGGATCAAACCGGTATCGACGAGGCGGAAGGTCTGTCAATAGAGAAGATTGAACAGCTTTTCGAGGAGCATAACCTTGAATGTCCTGAATGTAGCGAGAACCTTGCCAGTGAAAAGGTTGAGGACTTCAACCTGATGTTTGAGACATCAATCGGTCCAGGAGATTCACAGAGAGGTTTCCTAAGACCTGAGACAGCTCAGGGAATATTCGTGGACTTCCCAAGATTCAAGGAGTACATGAGGAACGAGCTTCCATTCGGCATAACACAGATTGGTAAATCCTACAGGAACGAAATCTCGCCACGGCAGGGTCTGGTCAGGGTAAGAGAGCTGACACAGGCAGAGCTTGAACATTTTATTGACCCTGAGGAAGATGAACCCTCAATTGAGGATGTAGAAAACGTAAAGCTCAAGCTTTACTCCCAAGAAGAACAGGAGAAAGAAGATGGAAAAGTCAGAAAGATGACCGTCAGAGAAGCTGTCGATGAGGAAATAGTTGAATCCGAATGGATCGCCTACTACCTTGGTTTAGCCAAACAATGGTATGACTATATCGGTGTTGATATGGAACGATTCAGGTTCAGACAGCACCAGAACGATGAACTATCCCATTATGCCAGTGACTGCTGGGACGCCGAAAGCAAGGTAGATGACAAATGGATCGAGATAACCGGTTTCGCATACAGAGGGTGTTACGATCTGAAGAAACACCAAGAGCACTCAGAAGAAGACTATACAATCTTCAAGAAGTACGACGAACCTGTGAAGGAAGAAGTCACAGAAATATCACCCAATATGGGCTACCTAGGCCCGGAATACGGTGACGAAGCCGGTAAAATCAAGGATAGAATTCAGGAAAAAGCAGAGACGGATCCGGAAGCTTTCGAAGAGACAGAGATAGAGGTGGAAGTCAACGGACAGAACTACAGTATTCCTGAAGACAAATGTAGTTTAGAGAGAAAAACAGTTACCCGGAACGGCGAGCATATCCTGCCTCACATAGTGGAGCCGTCCTTCGGTATCGATAGAATAGTTTATACCGTTCTGGCACATTCTTATGATGAGGATGAAATAGATGGTGAAAAGAGAAAACTGTTACATCTTGAGGAAGAGGTTGCTCCCACCAAGGTCGCTGTATTCCCGATGATGGATAAGGATGGAATGGGGCAGAAAGCCAAAGAAGTGGCTGATCATTTGAGAGAGGCAGGTTTTTCGGTAAAGTATGATGACACAGGAAACATCGGCAAACGTTACCGAAGACAGGACGAGGTCGGCACGCCTCACTGTGTAACAATTGACTACGAAACTCTAGAAGATAAACCTCAGACTGTGACTATCAGGGACCGAGACAGTACGAGGCAGGAAAGAGTACAAATAAGTAACTTGAGGGATGAACTCTCCTCTCGGCTCTAA
- the endA gene encoding tRNA-intron lyase, whose amino-acid sequence MVATGKISGTKAKVWDEEEAEEVHSNFYYGKIIEEEGYLELSLVEALHLVDRDELEIVEDDEVLDREELFQRFSEEDDEFDQKYAAYSDLRERGFIVKTGFKFGTHFRVYPRGVNPYKEGPKEEREHTKWIVHAVPEDYNQSYEKMSRAVRLAHNIRAKMLWAIADSERQVTYYEVERVTP is encoded by the coding sequence ATGGTAGCTACAGGTAAAATTTCCGGTACCAAAGCCAAGGTATGGGATGAGGAAGAAGCCGAAGAGGTTCACAGCAACTTCTATTATGGAAAGATAATTGAGGAGGAAGGTTACTTGGAGCTTTCACTTGTTGAAGCGCTTCACCTTGTTGACCGTGATGAACTGGAGATAGTTGAGGATGATGAAGTTCTCGACAGGGAGGAACTTTTCCAGAGATTCAGCGAGGAAGACGATGAGTTTGACCAGAAATATGCGGCTTACTCTGATCTCCGTGAAAGAGGTTTTATAGTGAAGACCGGTTTCAAGTTCGGCACTCATTTCAGGGTTTATCCTCGTGGAGTTAATCCCTACAAGGAAGGACCGAAGGAAGAAAGAGAACATACAAAGTGGATTGTACACGCTGTACCTGAAGATTACAACCAGAGCTACGAAAAGATGTCCCGCGCGGTGAGATTGGCTCACAATATCAGAGCCAAGATGTTATGGGCGATAGCCGATTCCGAGAGACAGGTAACCTACTATGAAGTTGAAAGAGTTACTCCCTAA
- a CDS encoding ribonuclease HII, translated as MREILGLDEAARGPVIGSMFIGGFMVEEEKLDEIKDLGVKDSKKLSDKKRERLAKELKEIGEPFLKEIEASEIDELREVMSLNEIEIQGFCDVIERSDADKILVDLPEPDGDRFINKMKRELPARFRERDFVAEHGADDTYPIVSAASIIAKSAREKHIEELHSKYGYDFKSGYPHDSPTISFLEKYLEEKGRFPIETRKSWSTAEKILKEAGQKGLEDF; from the coding sequence ATGCGAGAGATTTTAGGGCTTGATGAGGCGGCTAGAGGACCTGTGATAGGTTCTATGTTTATAGGTGGCTTCATGGTCGAAGAGGAGAAGCTAGATGAGATTAAGGATCTTGGTGTCAAGGATTCAAAGAAGCTGAGCGACAAGAAAAGAGAAAGACTTGCGAAAGAACTCAAGGAGATAGGAGAGCCGTTCCTGAAAGAAATTGAGGCTTCTGAAATAGATGAGCTTCGTGAAGTGATGAGTCTGAATGAGATTGAGATCCAAGGTTTCTGTGATGTTATTGAGCGATCGGATGCGGATAAGATACTTGTTGATCTTCCAGAACCAGACGGTGACCGGTTCATCAACAAGATGAAGAGAGAGTTGCCAGCCCGGTTCAGAGAAAGAGATTTTGTTGCGGAACATGGTGCAGATGACACTTATCCGATTGTTTCTGCTGCATCGATTATTGCGAAGTCGGCTAGGGAGAAACATATTGAGGAACTCCATTCAAAGTACGGTTATGATTTTAAGTCAGGTTATCCTCATGATTCACCGACTATCAGTTTTCTGGAGAAATACTTGGAGGAGAAAGGCAGGTTTCCTATTGAGACAAGGAAATCCTGGAGTACGGCAGAGAAAATTCTGAAGGAAGCAGGGCAGAAAGGATTAGAAGATTTCTGA
- a CDS encoding mechanosensitive ion channel protein, with protein sequence MISMIIEVLKTSVTFLGIEITGLMVAVAGFLLVAGFIADQISNILVERAIEKRGGDKHVSKTSKKLTSYVIYPVTFAVILGVFGFPLASLGAAVGLIGLGLSFALKDMISNFISGLFIMINKPFKIGDQIQVSGESGTVRDINIRATEIKTYDGRQVIVPNSTLYNGKVINNTAYNCRRFDVIVGIGYDEDIQEAKELAIQTLEEASTVKSRPEPQVLVNELGGSSVNLKLRGWSKPSKANMLKSASEVTQIVKEKYDESGIDIPYPIRTVYMNNEE encoded by the coding sequence ATGATATCAATGATAATAGAAGTTCTGAAAACATCAGTCACATTCCTGGGAATAGAAATTACGGGGCTGATGGTTGCGGTAGCAGGATTTCTTTTGGTAGCCGGATTTATCGCAGACCAGATCAGCAACATTCTAGTTGAGAGAGCCATCGAAAAAAGAGGAGGAGATAAACATGTATCCAAGACCAGCAAGAAACTTACCTCATATGTTATCTATCCGGTTACCTTTGCAGTAATTCTTGGAGTTTTTGGTTTTCCGCTTGCATCTCTAGGTGCAGCGGTAGGTCTGATAGGTTTAGGGCTTTCATTTGCTTTGAAAGATATGATCTCTAACTTTATCTCCGGTCTCTTCATAATGATCAACAAACCATTCAAAATCGGCGATCAGATACAGGTATCAGGAGAATCAGGAACAGTTCGGGACATAAACATCCGGGCAACCGAGATCAAGACTTACGATGGTAGACAGGTAATTGTACCCAACTCAACTCTGTACAATGGCAAAGTTATCAACAACACTGCCTACAACTGTCGCCGTTTTGACGTAATAGTTGGAATAGGATACGATGAAGATATTCAGGAAGCGAAGGAGCTTGCGATTCAGACACTGGAAGAGGCCTCGACAGTTAAATCCAGGCCAGAACCTCAAGTGCTTGTAAACGAGCTCGGAGGATCATCCGTCAATCTGAAACTGAGAGGATGGTCGAAACCTTCCAAAGCTAATATGTTGAAGTCTGCATCCGAGGTAACTCAGATTGTCAAGGAAAAATACGACGAATCCGGAATCGACATACCATACCCGATCAGAACAGTTTACATGAATAACGAAGAATGA